The nucleotide window CGAGAACGTATTCACCGTGCCATGGCTGATACACGGTTACTAGCGATTCCGGCTTCATGAGGGCGAGTTGCAGCCCTCAATCTGAACTGGGGGTAGTTTTGATGGGATTTGCTCCGCCTTACGGCTTGGCATCCCTTTGTTCCTACCCATTGTAGCATGTGTGTAGCCCCAGACGTAAGGACCATGCTGATTTGACGTCATCCCCGCCTTCCTCCCGGTTATCCCGGGCAGTTTCTTATGAATATTGCAACATAAGATAAGGGTTGCGCTCGTTATCGGACTTAACCGTACACCTCACGGCACGAGCTGACGACAACCATGCAGTACCTGTCTTAGCGTTCCCGAAGGCACAGCTCCATTTCTGGTGCTTTCGCTAGATGTCAAGTCTGGGTAAGGTTCCACGCTTACCGTCGAATTAAACCACGTGCTCCACCGCTTGTGCGGGTCCCCGTCAATTCCTTTGAGTTTTAGCCTTGCGGCCGTACTCCCCAGGCGGAATGCTTAACGCGTTAGCTTGAAGAACGATACGAAAGGTGTCGAGCCTCTCATACCTAGCATTCATCGTTTACGGCGTGGACTACTGGGGTATCTAATCCCATTCGCTACCCACGCTTTCGCTATTAAGCGTCAGAAATGTCCCAGCAAGCTGCCTTCGCCATTGGTGTTCTGGCTAATATTAACGCATTTTACTGCTACACTAGCCATTCCGCTTGCCTCTTCCACTCTCTAGTTCAGGAGTTTTGAGCATAGATCCGAGGTTGAGCCCCGGGCTTTTATGCCCAACTTACTGAACCGCCGTTTAGCGCTTTACGCCCAATAAATCCGGATAACGTTTGAGGTCTCTGTATTACCGCTGCTGCTGGCACAGAGTTAGCAACCTCTTATTCGTTAGGTACCATCGCTGGTTTTTCCCTAATAAAAGCAGTTTACAACCCGAAGGCCTTCATCCTGCACGCGGCGTCGCTCCGTCACACTTTCGTGCATTGCGGAAAATTCTCGACTGCAGCCTCCCGTAGGAGTGTGGCCAGTGTTTCAGTGCCACTGAGGCGGGTCACGCTCTCACGCCCGCTATTCGTCATAGCCTTGGTAGGCCATTACCCTACCAACTAGCTGATAAACCAAAGGCTCCTCTCGAAGCATTAAAACTTTACAAGGGAATGTCATATGACCCCCCTTGACCATCTTGTATTAGCACCGCTTTCGCAGTGTTATTCAAGACTTCGAGGTAGATTACCACTGTCTTACTCACCCATCTGCCGCTCGTGTATTGCTACACGCGCTCGACTTGCATGCCTAAGACACGCCGCCAACGTTCATCCTGAGCCAGGATCAAACTCTCAGTATAGATGCAGTGAACGATTATTAATCGTCCACTATCATCGGATTTATGTATTGTTTCTGGGCCATGTATCATCCTGATACATGGTTTATTGAATTGATTTCTTATATCGGTTCATGATTTTCAACCACAATTTGATTGTCAATTGTGTATTCAGTTGTCAAAGGTCAACAGGGAGTAAAAAAAACCCTGAATGTTGAGGAGAAACAGGTTTCTCACCATCTTTCAGCGTTTTTATTGGCCAAATTGTAAAATTATGTAACTTGGCTATTGTACTAGGGTAGTAAAACCATGTCAAGTTTGCTCCCTCCACCGTCTTTTCACAGGTTATACACAGATATTATGCTTACCCCCAACCCCCTTGCAGGGGGCTAAATTCAGGTAAATAAATTATGTAGGTGTTTTCGGATTCTCCTTTCTCCATTTCTCAATCTCAGCATGATTGCCAGATAGTAATATTGGCGGGACAACCCAATTTTCGCCGGTATTAGTAGTGAAAGTTTCTGGTCGGGTGTATTGAGGGGATTCTATATAATCTAAACTGCCAGAGAAAGTTTCATCGTGAGTCGATTCGATATGACCCAACACACCAGGTAATAATCTTGTAATAGATTCAGTTACCACCATGGCAGGGATTTCGCCACCGCTCAAAACGTATTTGCCAATTGAAATACGCTCATCGACTAGTTTATAAACTCGTTCATCAAAACCCTCATAGCGGCCACATAATAAAATAATTTGATCATAACTTTCACTGTAGTGTTTGGCTTGAATTTGGGTGTATTCAGTGCCGCCTGGATCAAACATAATTACACGAGAGCGGTCTAATCTGGGAATGGCTAACAAACAATCATAGATCGGTTGCACCATCATAACCATACCCGGGCCACCACCATACGGTATATCATCAGTTTTTTTGTGTTTATTTTTAGTATAAGCGCGAATATCGTGAATATGAAGATCAATTTTATGTTTCTCTTGAGCAATACGCAAAATCGATTCTTGAAAGTAAGACGTAAATATATTTGGGAAGATGGTGAGGATATCAAAACGCATAAGTAAAGTGATTGTACCCAGGTGGCGACATGTTGTCACGTCACCACCTGGGTTGTCCTCCTACAGACTAGAAGAGGTCGAGATCACCGAGTTCGAGGATTCGAACGATCTCACGACGCTCCTTCACGAGGAACGCGTCGTAGCCGATGATCCTGTTCTTGTCCTTGGAGAAGAACGTCGCAGGGTACCAGGTCTCATCACCGACCTGGATGCTGCCGTTGCTGTTCGGCTTCACCACCACACCCTTGTCCAGAGCGCTGGTGAGACTGAACCGTGGCCCATCCTTGCAGATGATGCCCGCGATCTTCTCCGTCGGATTGACCGGATCACCATTGATGTTGACGTACTGGAAGCACGTTGGAACATCGAAGGCGAGATCGGGATCCGCCACGAGGATCGGCTGTCCATACTTGCCCATGATCACCGCGTAGAACCTCTTCACCCCAGTTGCACTGAGGTTGAGAATTTCGTAGCGATCAGTATAGACACGGAGCAACCATTGAACGAAACTGAATTCCTGCATGTCACATCCAGCTCTCATCGACCCACTTGCCGAGAGAGTGGCTTGAAACAAATAATGTACGCCGTCCGTGATTGCTCACAGACACATCATCTGTTCCGGATGTGCACACCAGTAGCAGCCGTCCAACCGTAGTTAGACCTACTAATGTACACATGTAAAAACAGATTAAGCTGGCTTTCGTCTATGCTGTTCAAGTGCAATTAAGCGTCTTGTAACGCTATCACACTGGCTTTGTACTTGTTGTAGTTCAACCCAGGTTAATATGACGTACCCATCTTTTGGAGTTTTGTCAAGGTGTGATAATTGTGGCAGGGCAGATATTTCTACCTTATAGTAATAATGTTTACTAGTATCAATGCTATCTTTTTCCCGGAAATGCACACCGGCTGTTCGTTTTGATAAACTAATCGGCTGCGCTACAGCGGCTTTGGGATCTATTTGGTAATATAAATGGTTTAAGATAGAAGAAATTTTTCCTCGAACAATACCTTCGGCAGATTTCGTAGATTCTTGATCAACTGTAATGGTCATATAACCATCTTTAAGTTTTTCTAGTAGAAATTTACCATCTAATTCGATTAAACAGGTGGCGGGTATTTTCATACTCATTTCAAGTTCACGTTTCAAGTCATCTATATTTGATCGCATTAATTCACCCAATGGTTCACCCACACCAATACCGTGCA belongs to Patescibacteria group bacterium and includes:
- the trmD gene encoding tRNA (guanosine(37)-N1)-methyltransferase TrmD, with protein sequence MRFDILTIFPNIFTSYFQESILRIAQEKHKIDLHIHDIRAYTKNKHKKTDDIPYGGGPGMVMMVQPIYDCLLAIPRLDRSRVIMFDPGGTEYTQIQAKHYSESYDQIILLCGRYEGFDERVYKLVDERISIGKYVLSGGEIPAMVVTESITRLLPGVLGHIESTHDETFSGSLDYIESPQYTRPETFTTNTGENWVVPPILLSGNHAEIEKWRKENPKTPT